From Novosphingobium decolorationis, one genomic window encodes:
- a CDS encoding NuoB/complex I 20 kDa subunit family protein, with protein sequence MGMSTLVNASGQPLASGQSGQVTAPDQAFFNDLNQEVSDKGFLVTSTEELFQWARTGSLWWMTFGLACCAVEMIHVNMPRYDMERFGAAPRASPRQSDVMIVAGTLCNKMAPALRKVYDQMSEPKYVISMGSCANGGGYYHYSYSVVRGCDRIVPVDIYVPGCPPTAEALLYGVMQLQRKIRRVGTIER encoded by the coding sequence CTGGGAATGAGCACGCTCGTCAACGCATCCGGACAGCCGCTGGCGTCGGGCCAGAGTGGTCAGGTGACCGCCCCCGACCAGGCGTTTTTCAACGATCTCAATCAGGAAGTTTCCGACAAGGGCTTCCTCGTCACCTCGACCGAGGAACTGTTCCAGTGGGCCCGTACCGGCTCGCTGTGGTGGATGACCTTCGGCCTTGCCTGCTGCGCGGTCGAGATGATCCACGTGAACATGCCGCGCTACGACATGGAGCGCTTCGGTGCCGCTCCGCGCGCCTCGCCGCGCCAGTCCGACGTGATGATCGTCGCGGGCACGCTGTGCAACAAGATGGCCCCGGCGCTGCGCAAGGTCTACGACCAGATGTCGGAGCCCAAGTACGTCATATCGATGGGTTCGTGCGCCAACGGCGGTGGTTACTACCACTACAGCTACAGCGTCGTGCGCGGCTGTGACCGCATCGTTCCGGTCGACATCTATGTCCCGGGGTGCCCGCCGACCGCAGAGGCGCTGCTCTATGGCGTGATGCAGCTGCAGCGCAAGATCCGCCGCGTCGGCACGATCGAGCGTTGA
- the ndhC gene encoding NADH-quinone oxidoreductase subunit A, which produces MTDLSQYLPIFIFLAIALALSAIIVFLPMGVAHLTGSAKPNADKLSEYECGFPAFEDPRSQFDVRFYLVAILFIVFDLEAAFLFPWAVSLDLTGWAGWGTMMVFLGELAIGLAYAWKKGALDWE; this is translated from the coding sequence TTGACTGATCTGTCGCAATATCTGCCGATATTCATTTTTCTCGCGATCGCGCTCGCCCTGTCCGCGATCATCGTGTTCCTGCCCATGGGCGTGGCGCACCTCACGGGGTCTGCCAAGCCGAATGCGGACAAGCTGAGCGAATACGAGTGCGGTTTCCCCGCATTTGAAGATCCGCGCAGCCAGTTCGACGTGCGCTTCTATCTCGTCGCGATCCTTTTCATCGTGTTCGACCTTGAAGCCGCGTTCCTGTTCCCCTGGGCCGTCTCGCTTGACCTCACCGGCTGGGCCGGTTGGGGCACGATGATGGTGTTCCTGGGTGAGCTGGCCATTGGCCTCGCCTATGCATGGAAGAAGGGAGCTCTGGACTGGGAATGA
- a CDS encoding acetyl-CoA C-acyltransferase — protein sequence MTQISASDPIVVLSYARTPMGGLQGALAGVDATELGATAVKAAVERAGVAGEDIERIYMGCVLPAGLGQAPARQAALKAGLPKSVQATTVNKVCGSGMQTVIMGAEALASGSIDLVIAGGMESMTNAPYLSKTHRSGARAGHDTIYDHMFLDGLEDAYEGASMGSFAQVTANDYQLTREMQDEYSIESLRRANEAITTGAFADEVVPVTVKSRKGDTIVETDEQPPKGKPDKIPTLRPAFAKDGTITAASSSSISDGAAAIVLTRKSVADAKGLSPVATVVAVEAHAQEPKDFTTAPVGAIEKLLAKTGWSASDVDLFEVNEAFACVAMFAIKDLGIPHDKVNVNGGATALGHPIGASGTRIIVTLINALKSRGLKKGIASLCIGGGEATAIAVELA from the coding sequence ATGACCCAGATTTCCGCTTCCGATCCCATTGTCGTTCTCTCCTACGCACGCACCCCGATGGGCGGCCTCCAGGGCGCTCTTGCCGGGGTCGATGCCACCGAACTCGGCGCTACCGCCGTCAAGGCCGCCGTGGAGCGCGCCGGCGTCGCGGGCGAAGATATCGAACGCATCTACATGGGCTGCGTCCTGCCGGCCGGTCTTGGCCAGGCCCCTGCCCGCCAGGCCGCCCTGAAGGCAGGCCTTCCCAAGTCGGTGCAGGCAACGACCGTCAACAAGGTCTGCGGCTCGGGTATGCAGACCGTCATCATGGGCGCTGAGGCCCTCGCCTCCGGCTCGATCGATCTGGTCATCGCCGGCGGCATGGAGTCGATGACCAACGCCCCATATCTTTCCAAGACGCACCGTTCGGGCGCACGCGCCGGTCACGACACGATCTACGACCACATGTTCCTCGACGGCCTCGAAGATGCCTATGAGGGCGCGTCGATGGGCTCGTTCGCACAGGTCACCGCCAACGACTACCAGCTCACGCGCGAGATGCAGGACGAATACTCCATCGAGTCGCTGCGCCGCGCCAACGAGGCCATCACCACCGGCGCCTTCGCCGATGAAGTCGTCCCCGTGACCGTAAAGAGCCGCAAGGGCGACACCATCGTCGAGACGGACGAGCAGCCGCCCAAGGGCAAGCCCGACAAGATCCCGACCCTGCGTCCGGCCTTTGCCAAGGACGGCACGATCACGGCCGCCTCGTCGAGCTCGATCTCGGATGGCGCAGCCGCGATTGTACTCACCCGCAAGAGCGTTGCGGACGCGAAGGGCCTGTCGCCGGTTGCGACCGTCGTTGCCGTGGAAGCTCACGCGCAGGAGCCCAAGGACTTCACCACCGCCCCTGTCGGGGCCATCGAGAAGCTGCTTGCCAAGACCGGATGGAGCGCCTCGGACGTCGATCTCTTCGAGGTCAACGAAGCCTTTGCCTGCGTTGCCATGTTCGCGATCAAGGACCTGGGCATCCCGCACGACAAGGTGAACGTGAACGGCGGCGCGACCGCACTTGGCCACCCCATCGGCGCTTCGGGCACGCGCATCATCGTCACCCTCATCAACGCCCTCAAGAGCCGCGGCCTCAAGAAGGGTATCGCCTCGCTGTGCATCGGCGGCGGTGAAGCGACCGCGATCGCGGTCGAACTGGCCTGA
- a CDS encoding SH3 domain-containing protein has translation MLRKYSILAALAALCICPSFAQAANEDEVPYWASIDVDEANMRVGPGNSFRIAWVYRRLHLPVKVIRREGPWRQVEDPDGAQGWMRDLLLSRQRGAIVRGDDLIEMHAERGEAAPVLWQVEPGVVGLLGECEAGWCELDIQGHRGWVPESSLWGAGTP, from the coding sequence ATGTTGCGCAAATACTCGATCCTGGCTGCGCTTGCGGCCCTGTGCATCTGTCCTTCGTTCGCGCAGGCCGCCAACGAGGACGAAGTCCCCTACTGGGCATCCATCGACGTTGATGAAGCCAACATGCGCGTAGGACCCGGCAACAGTTTTCGCATCGCATGGGTCTACCGACGCCTGCATCTGCCGGTGAAGGTCATTCGGCGCGAGGGGCCCTGGCGTCAGGTGGAAGATCCGGACGGTGCCCAGGGTTGGATGCGCGACCTTCTGCTCTCACGCCAGCGCGGAGCCATCGTGCGCGGCGATGACCTCATCGAGATGCACGCTGAGCGCGGGGAGGCCGCGCCTGTCCTGTGGCAGGTCGAGCCGGGTGTTGTCGGTCTTCTTGGCGAATGCGAGGCAGGGTGGTGTGAACTCGACATCCAGGGACATCGCGGCTGGGTACCTGAAAGCAGCCTCTGGGGCGCTGGTACGCCCTGA
- a CDS encoding 2-hydroxyacid dehydrogenase, with protein MSASNITARPPLPTRPSVVVTRRLAPAVEERMRELFDADLNTPDTPLSREELRAAMAHCHVLVPTVTDTIDRDLIESAGPNLGMIANFGAGTEHIDLAAARARGILVTNTPGVFTDDTADLTFALLILTMRRFKAGAQTLQNGAWEGWGPTSMLGHSLSRKTLGIVGMGRIGQAVAHRARAFGMNIVYHNRHRLPEALENMLSASFEPDVERLFATSDAVSLHCPLTAATHHLVDAEQIARMKSTACIINTGRGGLIDEDALVEALEQERIAGAGLDVFAHEPEVSPRLLAAPNLVALPHLGSATFEGRETAGHKIIANIRFWVDGHRPPDQVLPESD; from the coding sequence ATGTCTGCATCCAATATTACCGCTCGCCCGCCACTCCCCACACGTCCCTCGGTCGTCGTGACCCGGCGGCTCGCCCCTGCGGTCGAAGAGCGCATGCGCGAACTGTTCGATGCCGATCTCAACACGCCCGACACCCCCCTCTCCCGCGAGGAGCTTCGCGCGGCGATGGCGCATTGCCATGTGCTCGTTCCCACGGTGACCGACACGATCGACCGCGATCTTATCGAATCGGCGGGGCCGAACCTTGGTATGATCGCCAATTTCGGCGCCGGAACCGAGCATATCGACCTGGCGGCGGCACGGGCGCGCGGCATTCTCGTGACAAACACCCCGGGCGTGTTCACCGATGATACCGCAGACCTGACATTCGCGCTGCTCATACTGACCATGCGGCGCTTCAAGGCCGGGGCGCAGACCCTTCAGAACGGGGCCTGGGAAGGCTGGGGTCCCACCAGCATGCTGGGCCACAGCCTGTCACGCAAGACACTGGGCATCGTAGGCATGGGCCGGATCGGGCAAGCCGTTGCCCACCGTGCGCGGGCCTTTGGCATGAACATCGTCTACCACAATCGCCACCGCCTGCCCGAAGCACTCGAAAACATGCTCTCGGCGTCCTTCGAGCCAGATGTTGAACGGCTGTTCGCCACATCCGATGCCGTGAGCCTCCACTGCCCATTGACCGCCGCGACGCATCACCTTGTCGACGCCGAACAGATAGCGCGGATGAAGAGCACCGCCTGCATCATCAATACCGGCCGGGGTGGCCTGATCGATGAAGACGCGCTTGTCGAAGCGCTGGAGCAGGAGCGGATCGCGGGCGCCGGCCTCGACGTCTTCGCGCACGAGCCCGAGGTGAGCCCCCGACTTCTTGCCGCGCCCAATCTTGTGGCCCTGCCCCACCTTGGCAGCGCGACCTTCGAAGGGCGAGAGACCGCCGGTCACAAGATCATCGCCAATATCCGCTTCTGGGTCGACGGCCATCGCCCGCCAGATCAGGTGCTACCCGAAAGCGACTGA